The following are from one region of the candidate division TA06 bacterium genome:
- a CDS encoding DNA polymerase III subunit gamma/tau produces the protein MSYLVLARKWRPQNFEQLIGQLHVTTTLRNAIKSKRIAHAYL, from the coding sequence ATGTCCTATTTAGTCTTAGCCCGCAAGTGGCGGCCCCAGAATTTTGAGCAGCTGATCGGCCAGCTGCACGTGACCACCACCTTGCGCAATGCCATCAAATCAAAGCGCATCGCCCATGCCTACCT
- a CDS encoding glycosyltransferase family 9 protein has protein sequence MRIPKTEKIFKKALIGLFSAFLPDVLYSPDQVDLGSVKSILVIRQHDQLGDLILTTPVYRALRQKFPNAKITVLARYYTNSVLQNNPNIDQVLVYPEKLKLATPQRLFRLFQGLRQPYDLCIVLNTVSHSLSSDVLSLLSGARYRLGTAEMPFYDFRPNLFYNVLSAPSVSPIHETKRSLLILEHLGITTGDLSEEVCLTPEEKEQGQKVLWDHHLVPEKTIGLNLGAYNTPNRWPYQKYAALADWLAGELGFQVAVFWGPREDDLGERFMGAVNAKVTPLPGLDIRQLAGVISQLQLVVCNNTGIMHLSAAVGAPTFAIFGLYDPELWRPLNKDFYGVRGLDKTCTSAELEVVQSGIRRMLERQK, from the coding sequence ATGCGCATACCCAAAACTGAAAAAATTTTCAAGAAGGCCCTGATCGGCCTTTTCTCTGCCTTCCTGCCCGACGTGCTTTACTCCCCGGACCAGGTGGACCTTGGTTCGGTCAAAAGCATTCTGGTGATCCGGCAGCACGACCAGCTGGGCGATCTGATCCTGACCACGCCGGTCTACCGGGCCTTAAGGCAAAAATTTCCGAATGCCAAAATAACCGTTTTGGCCCGCTATTATACCAACTCCGTCCTGCAGAACAATCCAAACATCGATCAGGTGCTGGTCTATCCGGAAAAGCTTAAACTGGCCACGCCCCAAAGGCTGTTCCGGCTGTTCCAGGGCCTGCGGCAGCCCTATGACCTATGCATCGTGCTGAACACCGTTTCCCACTCGCTCTCCAGCGATGTCCTATCCCTGTTGTCCGGGGCCCGCTACCGGCTGGGGACGGCGGAAATGCCGTTCTATGATTTCCGGCCCAATCTTTTTTACAATGTACTGTCGGCTCCTTCAGTTTCGCCCATCCACGAAACCAAGCGCAGCCTTTTGATCCTGGAGCACCTGGGGATCACCACCGGCGACCTGTCGGAAGAGGTCTGCCTGACTCCGGAGGAGAAGGAACAGGGCCAGAAGGTGCTGTGGGACCACCATCTGGTTCCGGAGAAGACCATCGGCCTGAACCTGGGCGCCTACAATACGCCGAACCGGTGGCCTTACCAGAAGTACGCGGCCCTGGCCGACTGGCTGGCCGGAGAACTGGGATTCCAGGTGGCCGTGTTCTGGGGGCCGCGCGAGGACGACCTGGGCGAGCGGTTCATGGGGGCGGTCAACGCCAAGGTGACGCCCCTGCCCGGCCTGGACATCCGGCAGCTGGCCGGGGTCATCAGCCAGCTGCAGCTGGTGGTGTGCAACAATACCGGCATCATGCACCTTTCGGCGGCGGTGGGAGCGCCCACCTTCGCCATCTTCGGCCTGTACGACCCCGAGCTGTGGCGGCCATTGAACAAGGATTTCTACGGCGTCCGGGGATTGGACAAGACCTGCACCTCGGCCGAGCTGGAGGTGGTGCAGTCGGGGATCAGGAGGATGCTGGAGAGACAAAAATAA